A window of the Vigna angularis cultivar LongXiaoDou No.4 chromosome 3, ASM1680809v1, whole genome shotgun sequence genome harbors these coding sequences:
- the LOC108324074 gene encoding protein SEEDLING PLASTID DEVELOPMENT 1, translating to MRALNSHVLLIDLHYHPHVPTSALAYLRNSHFISPLRRRPTRLRCTASPEIRRPSSDRLYGSSPSTSRPEDLSLFLELLPLKMRRELYRHREIGGLIEVVMDLGRKPLARFPSGDWVISEQPIEHEDLRHAISKVGEFSDDNRSGIDRSLHRISAIRNRKMQIIGLTCRVGRAVSGSAGIIRDLVEDGGSILVIGPPGVGKTTLIREIARMLADEFRKRVVIVDTSNEIGGDGDVPHAGIGRARRMQVPNVNLQHNVMIEAVENHMPETIIIDEIGTELEALAASTIAQRGVQLVGTAHGMTIENIIKNPYLQILVGGIESVTLGDEEARKRKVQKTILERKGPPTFSCAVEMISKTECRVHHRLDATVDAILAGKPPLFEVRQWDDYAKDLENYAPVPEENLRETSGLTDNNITSSDSESGKGDKDHARTWSTKWSTRGPVMKRSSPMQVYTHKILEADLLQVSKVMGLEDVIDVTDDIGTADAILATGSEIRQNPWIRGVAKFHHVPVFVIKSNTMAQMVKAVRMILGLESFGRTTNKSLNDCLDIEIEDDEPKRKPSLEEIDALEEVRLAIEYIVIPGGEAVELLPRRSEIIALQLELVQSYQLAAEKSGTEQNPRLQILPLRINTNKPSKSTTSVARKKTTSASTDGSGNGTSITRLPILPE from the exons ATGAGGGCGCTGAATTCACACGTGCTCCTTATAGATCTCCACTACCACCCTCACGTGCCAACCTCTGCCCTCGCTTACCTCAGAAACTCCCACTTCATATCCCCTCTCCGTCGACGACCAACCCGTCTCCGATGTACGGCTTCGCCGGAGATTCGTCGCCCCTCCTCCGACCGCTTATACGGCTCCTCGCCCTCCACCTCCCGCCCGGAGGACCTCAGCCTCTTCCTCGAACTTCTCCCTCTGAAGATGCGAAGGGAGCTCTATCGCCACCGCGAAATTGGAGGCCTCATAGAGGTCGTCATGGATTTGGGGAGAAAACCTCTTGCCAGGTTTCCCTCCGGCGATTGGGTTATCTCCGAACAACCCATCGAGCACGAAGATTTGCGCCACGCCATTTCCAAG GTTGGTGAGTTTTCTGATGACAACCGGTCGGGTATTGATAGGTCGTTGCATCGGATAAGTGCCATTCGGAATCGGAAAATGCAAATCATTGGGCTTACTTGTCGGGTGGGTCGCGCTGTGAGTGGTAGTGCTGGAATCATACGTGATTTGGTTGAGGATGGAGGTTCTATCTTGGTGATTGGACCTCCTGGCGTCGGTAAAACAACTTTGATTAG AGAGATTGCTAGAATGCTGGCAGATGAGTTCAGGAAGCGTGTTGTAATAGTGGATACATCTAATGAAATTGGAGGGGATGGAGATGTTCCTCATGCAGGAATAGGCAGAGCCAGACGGATGCAAGTTCCAAATGTGAATCTTCAGCATAAT GTTATGATTGAAGCAGTTGAAAATCACATGCCTGAAACCATTATAATTGATGAAATTGGAACAGAGCTTGAAGCATTGGCAGCCAGTACCATTGCTCAAAGAGGAGTTCAATTGGTTGGAACCGCACATGGAATGACCAttgaaaacataataaaaaatccTTATTTACAGATTCTTGTTGGTGGCATAGAG AGCGTTACCCTTGGGGATGAGGAAGCCAGGAAGAGGAAAGTGCAGAAGACAATTCTTGAAAGGAAAGGACCCCCAACGTTTTCATGCGCTGTTGAGATGATATCTAAAACAGAATGCCGTGTTCATCATAGATTAGATGCAACTGTGGATGCCATTTTGGCAG GCAAACCTCCATTGTTTGAAGTCCGTCAATGGGATGATTATGCCAAGGATTTGGAAAACTATGCTCCAGTGCCTGAAGAAAATCTTAGAGAAACATCTGGTTTAACTGACAATAATATCACAAGTTCTGACAGTGAATCTGGTAAGGGTGATAAAGACCATGCACGCACTTGGTCCACAAAATGGAGTACTCGTGGACCTGTGATGAAGAGAAGTTCACCAATGCAAGTTTATACTCATAAG ATTCTTGAAGCTGATCTATTACAAGTATCAAAGGTAATGGGGCTTGAAGATGTAATAGATGTGACTGATGACATTGGAACTGCTGATGCAATTCTAGCGACCGGTTCTGAGATACGACAGAACCCATGGATCCGTGGCGTAGCAAAGTTCCATCATGTGCCAGTATTTGTTATCAAG tCCAATACCATGGCTCAAATGGTCAAGGCAGTACGAATGATCCTTGGGCTAGAATCCTTTGGCCGTACAACAAATAAGTCATTAAATGACTGCTTGGATATTGAAATTGAGGATGATGAGCCGAAACGAAAACCATCTCTGGAAGAGATTGATGCCTTGGAG GAGGTCCGACTTGCAATAGAGTACATTGTGATTCCTGGTGGAGAGGCTGTGGAACTTCTTCCTAGACGTTCTGAAATTATTGCCCTTCAGCTTGAACTGGTGCAAAGTTATCAGTTGGCTGCTGAAAAGTCAGGTACAGAACAGAACCCCAGGTTGCAGATTCTTCCCTTGAGGATAAATACCAATAAACCCTCCAAATCTACTACTTCTGTTGCCCGCAAGAAAACAACCTCAGCTTCTACTGATGGCAGCGGCAATGGCACCAGTATTACCAGGCTTCCCATTTTGCCTGAATAA